A window from Neobacillus sp. PS3-40 encodes these proteins:
- a CDS encoding M20 family metallopeptidase, whose product MPVLVTPLKGIIVSNIEENKELYLSTSHRIHEKPEIGNEEIFASTLLTSILKEAGFEVKKAVAGHQTSFLARKKSNVEGPSIAFLAEYDALPGLGHACGHNIIGTTSIAAAIALSKVIDEVGGEVVVFGTPAEEGGPNGSAKGSFVKYGLVERIDAALMIHPSNRTSLTSNSLAVDPLDFEFIGRPAHAAASPHEGINALDAVIQLFNGINALRQQLKDDVRIHGIITHGGDAPNIIPEYAKARFFIRAATRGYLDEVTKKVKAVAEGAALATGAKLNIIAFQNEVDNLLLNDKYNQVFKEVIEELGEVVNNDGREGIGSTDAGNISQVVPTIHPYIQIGSEDLVGHTVEFREAAKSTKGDQALITGAKGLALTAFRLLTEPDLLVEIKAEFNRRKNEETK is encoded by the coding sequence ATGCCAGTTTTAGTAACACCTTTAAAAGGAATAATTGTAAGTAATATCGAGGAAAATAAGGAGCTTTATCTCTCGACTAGTCACCGAATTCATGAAAAACCAGAAATTGGCAATGAGGAGATTTTTGCCTCAACACTATTAACAAGTATTCTCAAAGAGGCTGGATTTGAAGTGAAAAAGGCTGTTGCTGGGCATCAAACGTCCTTTCTAGCTCGGAAAAAGTCAAATGTGGAAGGGCCTTCTATTGCTTTTTTGGCAGAATATGATGCACTCCCTGGACTTGGTCATGCCTGTGGTCATAATATTATTGGAACAACAAGTATTGCTGCAGCGATCGCTTTAAGTAAAGTTATTGATGAAGTGGGTGGAGAGGTAGTTGTTTTTGGTACACCTGCTGAAGAAGGCGGTCCTAATGGAAGTGCAAAAGGTAGTTTTGTGAAATATGGCTTAGTGGAAAGAATTGATGCAGCATTAATGATTCACCCTTCAAATAGAACGTCTCTTACAAGTAATTCATTGGCAGTTGATCCACTTGATTTTGAGTTCATTGGTAGGCCAGCACATGCTGCGGCGAGTCCACATGAAGGGATAAATGCCCTTGATGCAGTCATACAGCTTTTTAATGGAATTAATGCCCTTCGCCAACAATTAAAAGATGATGTTCGTATTCATGGAATTATTACACATGGTGGGGACGCACCAAATATTATCCCTGAGTATGCTAAAGCAAGATTCTTTATTCGGGCTGCAACAAGAGGCTATTTAGATGAAGTAACAAAGAAAGTAAAAGCAGTAGCAGAAGGTGCCGCACTAGCAACTGGAGCAAAGTTAAATATTATTGCCTTTCAAAATGAGGTTGATAATTTGTTATTAAATGATAAATACAACCAAGTGTTTAAAGAAGTGATTGAAGAACTTGGTGAAGTTGTTAACAACGATGGAAGAGAGGGAATTGGCTCAACTGATGCAGGAAATATCAGTCAGGTCGTTCCAACCATCCATCCTTATATTCAAATTGGATCAGAAGATCTTGTAGGTCATACGGTCGAATTTCGAGAAGCTGCAAAATCCACAAAAGGTGATCAAGCACTTATTACTGGCGCAAAAGGCTTGGCTTTAACGGCTTTTCGTCTCCTTACAGAACCTGATTTATTAGTGGAAATTAAAGCAGAATTTAATCGCCGCAAAAACGAAGAAACCAAGTGA